A single region of the Lotus japonicus ecotype B-129 chromosome 4, LjGifu_v1.2 genome encodes:
- the LOC130713293 gene encoding uncharacterized protein LOC130713293 — translation MGEKIREKNVEERVGSSGEKNKEGEKNEEKNKERNTQKSPLEKKLPYPHVPTKLDRERQFARFMDIFKRLQINIPFGEALEQMPTYAKFLKELLTKKRRYQDEEVIHLSTNCSAIIQNFIPENLKDPGSVTIPVTIGNISVGKALIDLGASVSLMPLSMMKRVGGLELRATRMSLQLADRSVKYPVGIAEDVLRMRFLSFWEDLS, via the exons ATGGGAGAAAAGATTCGTGAGAAAAATGTGGAAGAAAGAGTAGGAAGTAGTGGTGAGAAAAATAAGgaaggagaaaaaaatgagGAGAAGAACAAAGAGAGAAACACCCAAAAGTCTCCACTGGAAAAGAAACTTCCTTATCCACATGTTCCTACAAAGCTTGATAGGGAAAGGCAATTTGCTAGGTTCATGGATATCTTCAAAAGGCTGCAAATCAACATTCCATTTGGAGAAGCATTGGAGCAAATGCCAACCTATGCAAAATTCTTGAAAGAATTGTTAACAAAGAAAAGGAGGTATCAGGATGAAGAGGTAATTCACTTGAGTACCAACTGTAGTGCCATCATTCAAAACTTCATTCCTGAGAATCTAAAGGATCCTGGGAGCGTCACAATTCCTGTTACTATTGGCAATATATCAGTGGGAAAAGCTCTGATTGATTTGGGAGCTAGTGTTAGCCTTATGCCGTTATCCATGATGAAAAGGGTAGGTGGCTTGGAGCTGAGGGCAACCAGGATGTCTTTGCAGCTAGCAGATAGATCAGTCAAATACCCAGTTGGCATAGCAGAGGATGTTTTG AGGATGAGGTTCCTATCATTTTGGGAAGACCTTTCATGa